One region of Cydia pomonella isolate Wapato2018A chromosome 9, ilCydPomo1, whole genome shotgun sequence genomic DNA includes:
- the LOC133521025 gene encoding rhomboid-related protein 2-like has translation MAPDADVEDRAGYRPVPVHVPRGTPRRIAPSRPAATRAWLERETRSPGEHRRLLDSPPSPKLQAGLTLGVWDVVKKQKHVKPIEEKPKVKTKFQKRSEKLYAVLKPPYFILTVIIIIVSMYLWGSERARMRLEWSPGAWWREPWRLLSYGVIHASATHLATNAIVALAVGWVLEREQGRARVCAIWAAGLAAGALGAGALQPRVRVVGASAAVYALLTAHLPNVCLRFGHIPLWWFRPLSVVVLATSETLSWVLLRTPADAWAVAPVAWSAHALGAAVGIPVGFLVFSGENSNKTPILIARFISALALIGGTTLATIHYVFWHELDT, from the exons ATGGCGCCCGATGCCGACGTCGAGGACCGAGCGGGCTACAGACCAGTACCAGTGCATGTGCCGCGAGGGACTCCGAGGCGTATAGCCCCTTCTCGACCTGCTGCGACTCGAGCCTGGCTCGAACGGGAGACCAGAAGCCCTGGCGAGCACCGCCGACTCCTCGACTCGCCACCGAGCCCGAAACTCCAAGCCGGCCTCACGCTTGGAGTGTGGGATGTTGTGAAGAAACAGAAACACGTCAAGCCGATAGAAGAAAAGCCGAAAGTTAAGACGAAGTTTCAGAAGAGATCGGAGAAGTTGTACGCTGTTCTCAAACCGCCTTATTTTATACTCACCGTTATCATTATAatc GTATCAATGTACTTGTGGGGCTCGGAGCGCGCGCGCATGCGTCTGGAGTGGTCGCCGGGTGCGTGGTGGAGGGAGCCGTGGAGACTGCTGTCTTATGGCGTTATACATGCTTCGGCCACGCACTTGGCTACCAACGCCATCGTTGCTCTTGCG GTGGGCTGGGTGCTAGAGCGTGAGCAGGGCCGCGCCCGCGTCTGCGCGATATGGGCGGCGGGGCTGGCGGCGGGCGCGCTAGGCGCCGGAGCATTACAACCTCGAGTACGCGTTGTTGGAGCGTCCGCCGCCGTCTACGCGTTATTGACAGCGCATCTGCCTAACGTGTGCCTTAG ATTCGGCCACATCCCACTGTGGTGGTTCCGGCCTTTAAGTGTGGTGGTGCTGGCGACATCAGAGACGCTAAGCTGGGTGCTGTTGCGCACGCCAGCAGATGCCTGGGCCGTGGCACCAGTGGCCTGGTCCGCTCACGCTCTGGGAGCCGCAGTCGGCATCCCTGTTGGCTTCCTCGTCTTCTCAGGAGAGAACTCTAATAAAACACCTATTTTAATCGCCAGGTTCATCTCTGCCTTAGCATTAATAGGTGGGACAACTCTAGCAACAATCCATTATGTGTTCTGGCATGAGTTGGATACATGA
- the LOC133521026 gene encoding mucin-2-like: MLLAIIVCAELFQVYAARFNYTDRSIRAIDPLDPGGCYHEGRWHAAGAPVRTRAACLRCTCVRGVLACARRACAPLPDPPPRCHVLHRKGSCCPELHCPDGVKLMELGASARFEDDDFSEATSISSVGHACVEGGSVFGAGSALAPGVACEQCFCLGGARRCVRPTCLPPPRGCVARPAPGACCPQRYYCSHEPPAHGTHDCMVEDTWYKEGERISTAERACTQCFCLHGAVRCQPLSCAPPLLGCKPLLRPGECCPHQYHCEHDKSHLLLSSNSLISVRNDDRSLHTSESNKVETSTKAISTSTSTKSVSTSISITKGTETDSPTTLPTEKAPVSTSKVKRKTDELHTNTTKNSFQNVTSTTELPSMTLVSTTEKLVRSNFETSTIDLPEPEDLSEHEDLPETTSTEQPEGSVRIVINGTINCTAELSSTSLPLNLTVNDTERIKMEAQPRIPILTTGNIESHTFNPNDIITDRSVNGEFDDNEMFTINVTSSLSTNSSRVTLEPLISTMSKVAVPTDLPSVSNMSKKTNEFDFDYAEPTLPPSLPNLKIIPFVAADAVVDEESPKEVLTYPILEREDKYPVYYPTLESKDTPFATRREDIYHPTQYPVFTSEKVDTSQYPALIHEVDISGSDYPTANNNLLHEQALSASLGSHALDNKAITKIPSTSTTFKLETPSINLFSPPVETEGGFIPKGPGIIDEYYAVYPSTSSAPSVPHLTTSMQLDTGKDCLTADGHRVPEGTSMDLMCSVCSCTWGKIHCSPRACLAPDGCYYNPELRSSTADVCCGELVCIEENETTTTTTSTTTTEKNLIKPSESTNHNSNKSGDKITTQNKTVIGDELASKLESKNSTNEVATTVVSEKANNDKHNISTTPVIINAPTTTEAIFTSPSTSTAAPEREVNQTHLPSQDYEEEDDEGFSFGSVLKLLLSDSYDATTAAPQKKKPVITTTKAPPTRTTSSSRTSTEPTRTQPTSSIEPPKPAVAPFVPMPHHYPYPYVPPKKTFQQNTVNRIDHLVLGEATAIRKPTPRPLPFKPVSPKLTTPKPKSTTRKEIETSPTERAPANVLSGVGGLKLAGCNIYGRMYRVGRIIAELSTPCQECRCTELGVQCRPLAC, translated from the exons aATTATTTCAAGTTTATGCAGCCAGATTCAACTATACCGACCGCAGCATCCGAGCTATAG ATCCTCTGGACCCCGGGGGCTGCTACCACGAGGGCCGCTGGCACGCCGCCGGCGCGCCTGTTCGCACGCGCGCTGCGTGCCTCCGCTGCACATGCGTGCGCGGCGTTCTTGCGTGTGCGCGCAGAGCGTGTGCGCCGCTGCCGGACCCGCCGCCACGGTGCCATGTGCTGCATAGGAAGGGGTCTTGCTGTCCTGAATTGCATTGTCCTG ATGGGGTGAAGTTGATGGAGCTTGGTGCATCAGCGCGGTTCGAAGACGATGACTTTTCAGAGGCAACTTCCATTTCGTCTGTCGGACATG CGTGCGTGGAGGGCGGCTCTGTGTTCGGCGCAGGGTCGGCGCTCGCACCGGGCGTGGCGTGCGAGCAGTGCTTCTGTctgggcggcgcgcggcgctgTGTGAGGCCAACGTGTCTACCACCACCTCGAGGATGTGTCGCTCGGCCTGCCCCAGGAGCTTGCTGCCCGCAGAGATACTACTGCTCACATGAACCACCAGCGCACGGAACACACG ACTGCATGGTAGAGGACACGTGGTACAAAGAAGGCGAGCGCATATCGACAGCAGAGCGCGCCTGCACCCAGTGCTTCTGCCTGCACGGTGCAGTGCGCTGCCAGCCTCTCTCGTGTGCACCGCCTTTACTGGGCTGCAAGCCGCTCCTCCGGCCTGGCGAGTGCTGCCCTCATCAGTACCACTGTGAACATG ataAATCTCATTTATTACTATCCAGCAATTCACTTATATCAGTACGGAATGACGACCGCTCACTTCACACGTCCGAGTCGAACAAAGTTGAAACATCAACGAAAGCAATTTCTACTAGTACATCAACAAAATCAGTTTCTACCAGTATTTCAATTACTAAAGGTACTGAAACTGATTCTCCCACGACATTACCTACAGAAAAAGCACCTGTCAGCACGAGcaaagtaaaaagaaaaactgATGAACTACACACAAACACCACTAAAAACTCATTCCAAAACGTAACCTCAACAACTGAATTACCTTCCATGACCTTGGTCAGTACCACTGAAAAGCTAGTCCGATCTAATTTTGAGACGTCAACAATAGATTTACCAGAACCAGAAGATTTGTCTGAGCATGAAGATTTACCAGAAACGACATCAACAGAACAACCCGAAGGCTCCGTCAGGATTGTTATTAATGGAACTATTAACTGTACAGCAGAGTTATCTTCAACGTCATTGCCTTTAAATTTGACAGTCAATGACACTGAACGAATTAAGATGGAAGCGCAACCTCGAATACCAATCCTAACAACAGGGAATATAGAGAGCCACACCTTCAACcctaatgatattataactgACAGAAGTGTAAATGgagaatttgatgacaatgaaATGTTTACCATTAACGTGACCAGTTCTTTGTCTACCAATTCTTCCCGTGTTACTTTAGAACCGTTAATTTCAACAATGTCAAAGGTAGCTGTACCAACTGACCTACCTTCGGTTTCAAATATGTCGAAGAAAACGAATGAATTTGATTTTGATTATGCTGAGCCTACGTTGCCTCCATCTCTACCTAATTTAAA GATCATCCCATTTGTAGCAGCCGACGCCGTTGTCGACGAAGAGTCCCCAAAAGAAGTGCTTACATATCCAATACTCGAGAGAGAGGACAAATACCCTGTATATTATCCAACTTTAGAAAGCAAAGATACTCCATTCGCCACAAGACGAGAAGACATTTACCATCCTACGCAGTACCCAGTCTTCACCTCGGAGAAGGTGGACACGTCACAATACCCCGCTTTAATTCACGAAGTTGACATTTCTGGTTCTGACTACCCCACTGCTAATAATAACTTGCTGCATGAACAAGCACTCTCTGCGTCTTTGGGATCGCACGCATTGGATAATAAAGCTATTACCAAAATACCAAGTACAAGCACCACGTTCAAGCTAGAAACACCGTCTATCAACTTGTTTTCGCCTCCCGTTGAGACTGAAG GTGGATTTATACCAAAAGGGCCAGGAATTATTGACGAGTACTATGCAGTATATCCAAGCACATCTTCCGCGCCTTCTGTGCCCCATCTGACTACTTCAATGCAATTAGACACAGGCAAAG ATTGCTTAACGGCTGACGGACACCGCGTCCCCGAGGGCACGTCTATGGACCTGATGTGCTCCGTGTGCTCTTGCACCTGGGGGAAGATCCACTGCAGCCCTCGCGCTTGCCTCGCACCTGACGGCTGCTACTACAACCCTGAACTACGCTCTTCCACGGCAGATGTCTGCTGCGGTGAACTTGTTTGCATTGAAG AAAATGAAACCACAACGACTACAACATCCACAACAACCACAGAAAAGAATTTAATAAAACCCAGTGAAAGTACAAATCATAATTCAAACAAATCAGGTGACAAAATTACAACACAAAATAAGACAGTGATAGGAGACGAGTTGGCTTCTAAACTGGAAAGCAAAAATTCTACAAATGAAGTAGCTACAACAGTTGTTAGTGAAAAAGCTAATAATGATAAACATAACATTAGCACCACACCAGTGATTATAAACGCACCGACAACAACTGAAGCTATATTCACTTCTCCATCAACTTCGACCGCAGCGCCTGAACGTGAGGTCAATCAAACACACCTCCCTTCTCAAGATTACGAAGAGGAAGACGACGAAGGATTCTCCTTTGGCAGTGTTCTGAAACTTCTACTAAGCGATAGTTACGATGCAACTACAGCTGCCCCTCAGAAAAAGAAACCTGTTATAACAACGACCAAAGCACCGCCCACTAGAACGACCTCTTCTTCTAGAACCTCGACTGAACCTACTAGAACGCAACCAACCAGCTCCATAGAACCACCCAAGCCGGCCGTAGCTCCATTCGTCCCTATGCCTCACCATTATCCTTACCCATACGTGCCTCCGAAGAAGACCTTCCAGCAAAACACTGTCAACAGGATAGACCATCTCGTGCTTGGagaagcgactgccatcagaaaACCGACTCCTCGCCCTCTGCCCTTCAAACCGGTATCCCCAAAACTAACGACGCCGAAACCAAAAAGTACTACAAGAAAAGAGATTGAAACATCACCTACGGAACGAGCACCAGCGAATGTCTTGTCTGGAGTAGGAGGTCTGAAACTGGCTGGATGTAATATCTATGGGCGTATGTACCGCGTGGGCAGGATCATAGCGGAGTTGTCCACGCCTTGCCAGGAGTGTCGCTGCACGGAGCTCGGTGTGCAGTGCAGACCACTCGCTTGTTGA